Proteins co-encoded in one Malus sylvestris chromosome 7, drMalSylv7.2, whole genome shotgun sequence genomic window:
- the LOC126629182 gene encoding uncharacterized protein LOC126629182 isoform X3 has protein sequence MPIPNPKFPHESLMTQDQLIDSLTSHISLFHSHSNSSDLKPNHNPNPNPNPNPRSSILKWFSSLTVHQRQAHLTAVDPKFVRVLVQMLGRVRANGHGFFIILPDLPSGDLPTLCFKRSSGLLCRVAESNELERRVFESTRLFSSREGEKVEECSCSVRDIDTVTVSEDLVENLDGFVEAMDEISNGGFLRGEESDLGSDWVELKWLKDKGYYSMEAFVANRLEVALRLAWLNCSNGKKRGVKLKEKMTAVCLAANVYWRKKGCVDWWENLDAATRRNVLTSVLGKAAKPLILEILKTCSEAGDEMWLFNRGGEQPLRYNQIASMQKTVPKRVADIEFGSSIIPASLSGRPSLVAGFNNLFLLQDIVMMISLCNHSEYDIGKLFYSTLSSVSTISDFILRKVRGFLMVILLECTKMELLADGNEKPLSKKSKAKPSAFSRKSKGKNRNVKRPNPVPRSCADDFLCEKSLKDRNCTLAHKKKADSGESKKIPGIHQEVEISKEALSSKDEMEHAQTVVAKAQTAARKGRKEKGKNKITGCKNSGDVIKSERSVMEASSSSVIPEDCTAKSYPVSSDSAFKSKTGDNSASCNILVTNSISPGSGNGPTEDDDATQSIQENYPVGSRASSSHTFFENYNSSNNSTEIQIKSSGSVVPSPLPAVDHKIFSHIDIDFQNEQAGKSDIKDVAPDKGMRVDDVEKEAIPFQDQEHGNHLCDTGTPCSYESCQYEWPGVACAYYPPVNPHLPPATDRLHLDVGHNWQNHFRQSFLPTIHQARSSPIQGRCNPILTRPLPMSLDWPPVVRSARGLALSRTFNYDSGFISKKQCSFPQVFSTHSVKINATNVDNERKYSWDCTDLPDPATAYELADECEGHWISEDEVEVQAFAGVDYNQYFGGGVMYWNPSDHPGTVFSRPPSLSSDDSSWAWREADMNRAVDDMVAFSSSYSTNGLTSPTASFCSPFDPLGSGNQALGYVMPGSDVPGKVLHSSSAMTDTAADEESSGSLADVNGDVEGKTGDSLTYPILRPIIIPNISRERSREFKRSYDRRSPCVPPTRREQPRIKRPPSPVVLSVPQAPRPPPPSPVSDARKNRGFPTVRSGSSSPRHWGMRGWFHDGANLEETCLRMDGAEVVWPLRSNNISGRPLIQALPAPLLQDRLIAISQLARDQEHPDVALPLQPPDLHNCPIRKVSLSLMHSLVHDDIDLFCKQVAAENMARKPYINWAVKRVTRSLQVLWPRSRTNIFGSTATGLSLPTSDVDLVVCLPPVRNLEPIKEAGILEGRNGIKETCLQHAARYLVNQDWVKNDSLKTVENTAIPVIMLVVEVPHDLIVSSASNVQSPKEEPPPMSGEHGTNVNSSVVALEESVVPKCSQINDDATKDSVSVRIDISFKSPSHTGLQTTQLVKDLTEQFPAATPLALVLKQFLADRSLDQSYSGGLSSYCL, from the exons ATGCCGATTCCAAACCCTAAATTCCCTCACGAATCGCTCATGACTCAGGACCAACTCATTGACTCGCTCACCTCCCACATCTCCCTCTTCCACTCTCACTCCAATTCCTCAGACCTCAAACCCAACcataaccctaaccctaaccctaaccctaaccctaggtCCTCGATCCTCAAATGGTTCTCATCTCTCACCGTCCACCAGCGCCAAGCTCACCTCACCGCCGTAGATCCCAAGTTCGTACGGGTCCTCGTTCAAATGCTCGGCAGGGTCCGTGCCAACGGCCATGgcttcttcatcatcctccctGACCTCCCCTCCGGCGACCTTCCCACCCTCTGTTTTAAGAGGTCGAGTGGGCTTCTGTGTAGGGTGGCCGAGTCGAACGAGCTGGAGAGGAGGGTTTTCGAGTCGACTCGGTTGTTTTCTTCGAGGGAAGGGGAAAAGGTGGAGGAGTGTTCGTGCTCGGTGAGGGATATCGATACGGTTACGGTGAGTGAGGATTTGGTGGAGAATTTGGATGGGTTTGTGGAGGCAATGGATGAAATATCAAATGGGGGGTTTTTGAGGGGGGAAGAGAGTGACTTGGGATCAGATTGGGTCGAATTGAAGTGGTTGAAGGATAAAGGGTATTACAGTATGGAAGCATTTGTGGCAAATCGGTTGGAGGTGGCGTTGAGGTTGGCGTGGCTGAATTGTAGTAATGGGAAGAAAAGAGGggtgaaattgaaagaaaagatgaCCGCTGTGTGCTTGGCGGCCAATGTGTATTGGAGGAAGAAGGGGTGTGTAGACTGGTGGGAAAATTTGGATGCAGCAACAAGGAGAAATGTTTTGACATCGGTGTTGGGCAAAGCAGCGAAACCTTTG ATTCTTGAGATCCTGAAGACATGTAGTGAGGCGGGAGATGAAATGTGGCTCTTCAATAGAGGAGGAGAACAACCACTGAGGTACAACCAAATTGCATCTATGCAAAAGACAGTTCCAAAACGTGTGGCTGACATAGAATTTGGGTCAAGCATTATCCCGGCTTCTCTTTCTGGAAGACCTTCCTTAGTCGCGGGGTTTAATAATCTCTTTCTGCTTCAGGATATAGTAATGATGATATCCTTATGTAACCACAGTGAATATGATATAGGGAAACTCTTTTATAGCACACTGAGTTCAGTTTCTACCATTTCTGATTTTATATTAAGAAAAGTACGGGGATTTCTTATGGTTATTTTGCTTGAATGCACAAAAATGGAACTTCTAGCAGATGGAAATGAAAAACCCTTATCTAAGAAATCCAAGGCAAAGCCTAGTGCTTTTAGCCGTAAAAGTAAGGGGAAGAACCGCAATGTGAAAAGACCAAATCCTGTTCCTAGGTCATGTGCGGATGATTTTTTGTGTGAAAAGTCTCTCAAG GATCGTAATTGTACATTGGCTCATAAAAAAAAGGCAGATTCTGGGGAGTCTAAGAAGATTCCTGGTATACATCAGGAGGTGGAAATTTCCAAAGAGGCATTATCGTCGAAAGATGAAATG GAACATGCACAAACAGTGGTTGCAAAAGCTCAAACTGCTGCAAGGAAGGGtaggaaagaaaaaggaaaaaacaaaataactgGTTGTAAGAATTCTGGTGATGTAATAAAATCCGAAAGATCAGTCATggaagcttcttcttcttctgtcaTTCCTGAAGATTGCACAGCAAAGTCTTATCCCGTTTCTAGTGATTCAGCTTTCAAGAGCAAGACTGGTGATAATTCAGCTAGTTGTAACATCCTTGTGACAAATTCGATTTCTCCTGGTTCTGGCAATGGGCCAACTGAGGATGACGATGCCACCCAAAGCATTCAAGAGAATTATCCTGTTGGTTCTAGAGCAAGTTCCAGTCATACATTTTTCGAAAATTACAATTCATCAAACAATAGTActgaaattcaaataaaatcGTCTGGTAGTGTAGTACCTTCTCCTCTGCCCGCAGTGGATCATAAGATTTTCAGCCACATAGATATTGACTTTCAGAACGAGCAAGCTGGCAAATCTGATATAAAAGATGTTGCACCAGACAAAGGAATGAGAGTTGATGATGTGGAAAAGGAAGCCATTCCGTTTCAGGAccaagaacatggaaatcaTCTATGTGATACTGGAACCCCATGTTCTTATGAAAGCTGTCAATATGAGTGGCCTGGTGTAGCTTGCGCCTATTATCCACCTGTTAACCCACATCTCCCACCCGCCACTGACCGATTGCATCTGGATGTTGGTCATAACTGGCAGAATCACTTTCGCCAGTCTTTCCTACCAACTATACATCAGGCGAGAAGTTCTCCAATTCAAGGCAGGTGTAATCCAATTCTGACTCGACCACTGCCAATGAGTTTAGACTGGCCTCCAGTGGTTCGAAGTGCTCGTGGATTGGCTCTATCGCGAACCTTTAATTATGATTCTGGATTCATCTCAAAGAAGCAGTGTAGTTTTCCACAGGTTTTTTCCACCCATAGTGTCAAGATTAATGCAACAAATGTGGACAACGAAAGGAAGTATTCTTGGGATTGCACGGACCTACCTGATCCAGCAACGGCATATGAACTAGCAGATGAATGTGAGGGCCACTGGATATCAGAGGATGAAGTTGAGGTGCAAGCATTTGCTGGGGTAGACTATAATCAGTACTTTGGAGGTGGTGTGATGTACTGGAATCCTTCTGATCATCCAGGGACGGTTTTCTCTCGCCCTCCTTCCCTTAGTTCTGATGATAGCTCATGGGCTTGGCGGGAAGCTGACATGAATAGGGCTGTCGATGATATGGTTGCATTTTCTTCTTCATATAGTACAAATGGTTTGACTTCACCTACTGCTTCCTTTTGTTCTCCTTTTGATCCTTTGGGATCAGGAAACCAGGCTCTTGGTTATGTTATGCCTGGAAGCGATGTACCAGGCAAGGTGCTGCATTCCTCATCAGCAATGACAGACACAGCAGCAGATGAGGAATCCTCTGGATCTTTGGCTGATGTAAATGGTGATGTTGAAGGGAAGACAGGAGACTCGCTTACTTATCCCATTTTACGGCCAATCATCATTCCAAACATTTCAAGAGAAAGGTCAAGAGAGTTTAAGCGTAGTTATGATCGCAGAAGCCCATGTGTTCCTCCTACAAGGCGTGAGCAACCTCGGATAAAGCGGCCACCATCGCCCGTGGTGCTTTCTGTTCCACAGGCCCCACGACCACCTCCACCCTCTCCTGTGAGTGACGCCAGGAAAAACAGGGGCTTTCCAACTGTTCGGTCTGGTAGCTCTAGCCCAAGGCACTGGGGTATGAGAGGATGGTTCCATGATGGAGCTAACTTGGAGGAAACTTGTTTGCGCATGGATGGTGCTGAAGTTGTTTGGCCTTTAAGAAGTAATAATATTTCTGGCCGTCCATTGATTCAAGCTCTTCCTGCACCCTTGTTGCAGGATCGATTGATTGCTATTTCTCAACTTGCTCGTGATCAAGAACAT CCAGATGTTGCATTGCCCCTACAACCGCCTGATTTGCATAACTGTCCTATCCGGAAGGTGTCTCTTTCTTTGATGCACAGCCTTGTCCACGATGACATTGACCTTTTCTGCAAGCAG GTGGCTGCAGAGAATATGGCTAGGAAGCCCTACATAAATTGGGCTGTTAAGCGGGTTACAAGGTCTCTCCAGGTACTTTGGCCCAGGTCCAGGACAAACATATTTGGTTCAACTGCAACCGGTTTGTCACTTCCAACAAGTGATGTGGACCTTGTGGTTTGTCTACCTCCTGTGAGGAACCTG GAACCCATTAAAGAAGCTGGGATATTGGAGGGGCGTAATGGTATCAAAGAAACATGCCTTCAG CATGCCGCTAGGTATCTCGTCAATCAGGATTGGGTCAAAAATGATTCTCTTAAGACTGTGGAAAATACAGCT ATACCTGTTATAATGCTTGTGGTGGAAGTTCCCCATGATCTCATTGTCTCATCTGCTTCCAATGTACAATCTCCAAAAGAAGAGCCACCTCCCATGTCTGGTGAGCATGGCACTAATGTGAACTCGAGTGTGGTTGCTTTAGAAGAATCTGTGGTGCCCAAATGCTCACAGATAAATGACGATGCTACAAAGGATTCAGTATCAGTTCGTATTGACATCAGTTTCAAATCTCCATCTCATACAGGACTCCAAACTACACAACTG GTCAAGGATCTCACTGAGCAGTTTCCAGCTGCTACACCCCTTGCTTTGGTACTGAAACAGTTCTTGGCAGATCGTAGCCTTGATCAGTCTTACTCTGGTGGCTTGAGTTCCTACTGTTTG TAA
- the LOC126629182 gene encoding uncharacterized protein LOC126629182 isoform X4, translating into MPIPNPKFPHESLMTQDQLIDSLTSHISLFHSHSNSSDLKPNHNPNPNPNPNPRSSILKWFSSLTVHQRQAHLTAVDPKFVRVLVQMLGRVRANGHGFFIILPDLPSGDLPTLCFKRSSGLLCRVAESNELERRVFESTRLFSSREGEKVEECSCSVRDIDTVTVSEDLVENLDGFVEAMDEISNGGFLRGEESDLGSDWVELKWLKDKGYYSMEAFVANRLEVALRLAWLNCSNGKKRGVKLKEKMTAVCLAANVYWRKKGCVDWWENLDAATRRNVLTSVLGKAAKPLILEILKTCSEAGDEMWLFNRGGEQPLRYNQIASMQKTVPKRVADIEFGSSIIPASLSGRPSLVAGFNNLFLLQDIVMMISLCNHSEYDIGKLFYSTLSSVSTISDFILRKVRGFLMVILLECTKMELLADGNEKPLSKKSKAKPSAFSRKSKGKNRNVKRPNPVPRSCADDFLCEKSLKDRNCTLAHKKKADSGESKKIPGIHQEVEISKEALSSKDEMEHAQTVVAKAQTAARKGRKEKGKNKITGCKNSGDVIKSERSVMEASSSSVIPEDCTAKSYPVSSDSAFKSKTGDNSASCNILVTNSISPGSGNGPTEDDDATQSIQENYPVGSRASSSHTFFENYNSSNNSTEIQIKSSGSVVPSPLPAVDHKIFSHIDIDFQNEQAGKSDIKDVAPDKGMRVDDVEKEAIPFQDQEHGNHLCDTGTPCSYESCQYEWPGVACAYYPPVNPHLPPATDRLHLDVGHNWQNHFRQSFLPTIHQARSSPIQGRCNPILTRPLPMSLDWPPVVRSARGLALSRTFNYDSGFISKKQCSFPQVFSTHSVKINATNVDNERKYSWDCTDLPDPATAYELADECEGHWISEDEVEVQAFAGVDYNQYFGGGVMYWNPSDHPGTVFSRPPSLSSDDSSWAWREADMNRAVDDMVAFSSSYSTNGLTSPTASFCSPFDPLGSGNQALGYVMPGSDVPGKVLHSSSAMTDTAADEESSGSLADVNGDVEGKTGDSLTYPILRPIIIPNISRERSREFKRSYDRRSPCVPPTRREQPRIKRPPSPVVLSVPQAPRPPPPSPVSDARKNRGFPTVRSGSSSPRHWGMRGWFHDGANLEETCLRMDGAEVVWPLRSNNISGRPLIQALPAPLLQDRLIAISQLARDQEHPDVALPLQPPDLHNCPIRKVSLSLMHSLVHDDIDLFCKQVAAENMARKPYINWAVKRVTRSLQVLWPRSRTNIFGSTATGLSLPTSDVDLVVCLPPVRNLEPIKEAGILEGRNGIKETCLQHAARYLVNQDWVKNDSLKTVENTAIPVIMLVVEVPHDLIVSSASNVQSPKEEPPPMSGEHGTNVNSSVVALEESVVPKCSQINDDATKDSVSVRIDISFKSPSHTGLQTTQLSFAGQGSH; encoded by the exons ATGCCGATTCCAAACCCTAAATTCCCTCACGAATCGCTCATGACTCAGGACCAACTCATTGACTCGCTCACCTCCCACATCTCCCTCTTCCACTCTCACTCCAATTCCTCAGACCTCAAACCCAACcataaccctaaccctaaccctaaccctaaccctaggtCCTCGATCCTCAAATGGTTCTCATCTCTCACCGTCCACCAGCGCCAAGCTCACCTCACCGCCGTAGATCCCAAGTTCGTACGGGTCCTCGTTCAAATGCTCGGCAGGGTCCGTGCCAACGGCCATGgcttcttcatcatcctccctGACCTCCCCTCCGGCGACCTTCCCACCCTCTGTTTTAAGAGGTCGAGTGGGCTTCTGTGTAGGGTGGCCGAGTCGAACGAGCTGGAGAGGAGGGTTTTCGAGTCGACTCGGTTGTTTTCTTCGAGGGAAGGGGAAAAGGTGGAGGAGTGTTCGTGCTCGGTGAGGGATATCGATACGGTTACGGTGAGTGAGGATTTGGTGGAGAATTTGGATGGGTTTGTGGAGGCAATGGATGAAATATCAAATGGGGGGTTTTTGAGGGGGGAAGAGAGTGACTTGGGATCAGATTGGGTCGAATTGAAGTGGTTGAAGGATAAAGGGTATTACAGTATGGAAGCATTTGTGGCAAATCGGTTGGAGGTGGCGTTGAGGTTGGCGTGGCTGAATTGTAGTAATGGGAAGAAAAGAGGggtgaaattgaaagaaaagatgaCCGCTGTGTGCTTGGCGGCCAATGTGTATTGGAGGAAGAAGGGGTGTGTAGACTGGTGGGAAAATTTGGATGCAGCAACAAGGAGAAATGTTTTGACATCGGTGTTGGGCAAAGCAGCGAAACCTTTG ATTCTTGAGATCCTGAAGACATGTAGTGAGGCGGGAGATGAAATGTGGCTCTTCAATAGAGGAGGAGAACAACCACTGAGGTACAACCAAATTGCATCTATGCAAAAGACAGTTCCAAAACGTGTGGCTGACATAGAATTTGGGTCAAGCATTATCCCGGCTTCTCTTTCTGGAAGACCTTCCTTAGTCGCGGGGTTTAATAATCTCTTTCTGCTTCAGGATATAGTAATGATGATATCCTTATGTAACCACAGTGAATATGATATAGGGAAACTCTTTTATAGCACACTGAGTTCAGTTTCTACCATTTCTGATTTTATATTAAGAAAAGTACGGGGATTTCTTATGGTTATTTTGCTTGAATGCACAAAAATGGAACTTCTAGCAGATGGAAATGAAAAACCCTTATCTAAGAAATCCAAGGCAAAGCCTAGTGCTTTTAGCCGTAAAAGTAAGGGGAAGAACCGCAATGTGAAAAGACCAAATCCTGTTCCTAGGTCATGTGCGGATGATTTTTTGTGTGAAAAGTCTCTCAAG GATCGTAATTGTACATTGGCTCATAAAAAAAAGGCAGATTCTGGGGAGTCTAAGAAGATTCCTGGTATACATCAGGAGGTGGAAATTTCCAAAGAGGCATTATCGTCGAAAGATGAAATG GAACATGCACAAACAGTGGTTGCAAAAGCTCAAACTGCTGCAAGGAAGGGtaggaaagaaaaaggaaaaaacaaaataactgGTTGTAAGAATTCTGGTGATGTAATAAAATCCGAAAGATCAGTCATggaagcttcttcttcttctgtcaTTCCTGAAGATTGCACAGCAAAGTCTTATCCCGTTTCTAGTGATTCAGCTTTCAAGAGCAAGACTGGTGATAATTCAGCTAGTTGTAACATCCTTGTGACAAATTCGATTTCTCCTGGTTCTGGCAATGGGCCAACTGAGGATGACGATGCCACCCAAAGCATTCAAGAGAATTATCCTGTTGGTTCTAGAGCAAGTTCCAGTCATACATTTTTCGAAAATTACAATTCATCAAACAATAGTActgaaattcaaataaaatcGTCTGGTAGTGTAGTACCTTCTCCTCTGCCCGCAGTGGATCATAAGATTTTCAGCCACATAGATATTGACTTTCAGAACGAGCAAGCTGGCAAATCTGATATAAAAGATGTTGCACCAGACAAAGGAATGAGAGTTGATGATGTGGAAAAGGAAGCCATTCCGTTTCAGGAccaagaacatggaaatcaTCTATGTGATACTGGAACCCCATGTTCTTATGAAAGCTGTCAATATGAGTGGCCTGGTGTAGCTTGCGCCTATTATCCACCTGTTAACCCACATCTCCCACCCGCCACTGACCGATTGCATCTGGATGTTGGTCATAACTGGCAGAATCACTTTCGCCAGTCTTTCCTACCAACTATACATCAGGCGAGAAGTTCTCCAATTCAAGGCAGGTGTAATCCAATTCTGACTCGACCACTGCCAATGAGTTTAGACTGGCCTCCAGTGGTTCGAAGTGCTCGTGGATTGGCTCTATCGCGAACCTTTAATTATGATTCTGGATTCATCTCAAAGAAGCAGTGTAGTTTTCCACAGGTTTTTTCCACCCATAGTGTCAAGATTAATGCAACAAATGTGGACAACGAAAGGAAGTATTCTTGGGATTGCACGGACCTACCTGATCCAGCAACGGCATATGAACTAGCAGATGAATGTGAGGGCCACTGGATATCAGAGGATGAAGTTGAGGTGCAAGCATTTGCTGGGGTAGACTATAATCAGTACTTTGGAGGTGGTGTGATGTACTGGAATCCTTCTGATCATCCAGGGACGGTTTTCTCTCGCCCTCCTTCCCTTAGTTCTGATGATAGCTCATGGGCTTGGCGGGAAGCTGACATGAATAGGGCTGTCGATGATATGGTTGCATTTTCTTCTTCATATAGTACAAATGGTTTGACTTCACCTACTGCTTCCTTTTGTTCTCCTTTTGATCCTTTGGGATCAGGAAACCAGGCTCTTGGTTATGTTATGCCTGGAAGCGATGTACCAGGCAAGGTGCTGCATTCCTCATCAGCAATGACAGACACAGCAGCAGATGAGGAATCCTCTGGATCTTTGGCTGATGTAAATGGTGATGTTGAAGGGAAGACAGGAGACTCGCTTACTTATCCCATTTTACGGCCAATCATCATTCCAAACATTTCAAGAGAAAGGTCAAGAGAGTTTAAGCGTAGTTATGATCGCAGAAGCCCATGTGTTCCTCCTACAAGGCGTGAGCAACCTCGGATAAAGCGGCCACCATCGCCCGTGGTGCTTTCTGTTCCACAGGCCCCACGACCACCTCCACCCTCTCCTGTGAGTGACGCCAGGAAAAACAGGGGCTTTCCAACTGTTCGGTCTGGTAGCTCTAGCCCAAGGCACTGGGGTATGAGAGGATGGTTCCATGATGGAGCTAACTTGGAGGAAACTTGTTTGCGCATGGATGGTGCTGAAGTTGTTTGGCCTTTAAGAAGTAATAATATTTCTGGCCGTCCATTGATTCAAGCTCTTCCTGCACCCTTGTTGCAGGATCGATTGATTGCTATTTCTCAACTTGCTCGTGATCAAGAACAT CCAGATGTTGCATTGCCCCTACAACCGCCTGATTTGCATAACTGTCCTATCCGGAAGGTGTCTCTTTCTTTGATGCACAGCCTTGTCCACGATGACATTGACCTTTTCTGCAAGCAG GTGGCTGCAGAGAATATGGCTAGGAAGCCCTACATAAATTGGGCTGTTAAGCGGGTTACAAGGTCTCTCCAGGTACTTTGGCCCAGGTCCAGGACAAACATATTTGGTTCAACTGCAACCGGTTTGTCACTTCCAACAAGTGATGTGGACCTTGTGGTTTGTCTACCTCCTGTGAGGAACCTG GAACCCATTAAAGAAGCTGGGATATTGGAGGGGCGTAATGGTATCAAAGAAACATGCCTTCAG CATGCCGCTAGGTATCTCGTCAATCAGGATTGGGTCAAAAATGATTCTCTTAAGACTGTGGAAAATACAGCT ATACCTGTTATAATGCTTGTGGTGGAAGTTCCCCATGATCTCATTGTCTCATCTGCTTCCAATGTACAATCTCCAAAAGAAGAGCCACCTCCCATGTCTGGTGAGCATGGCACTAATGTGAACTCGAGTGTGGTTGCTTTAGAAGAATCTGTGGTGCCCAAATGCTCACAGATAAATGACGATGCTACAAAGGATTCAGTATCAGTTCGTATTGACATCAGTTTCAAATCTCCATCTCATACAGGACTCCAAACTACACAACTG TCATTTGCAGGTCAAGGATCTCACTGA